The following proteins are co-located in the Castanea sativa cultivar Marrone di Chiusa Pesio chromosome 8, ASM4071231v1 genome:
- the LOC142607523 gene encoding cucumisin-like, translating to MASKTTSLSWLLLLSLAASILLIGHSASPNERKAYIVYMGNRRDEISTSSLYTNMLQEVIGSHIGPESLLYSYKRSFHGFVVELTEQEAQKMAAMDGVVSVFPNKQNELHTTRSWDFLGFPKQVNRTTIESNIIIGVLDTGIWPEADSFSDKGFGPPPRKWKGTCKGLTNFTCNNKIIGAKYYRSDGKFEEGDIKSPRDSEGHGTHVASTAAGNIVSMASLEGFGLGTARGGVPSARIAMYKVCWLNGCSSADILAAFDDAIADGVDIISISVGGYPKNYFTDPIAIGAFHAMRNGILTSTSAGNSGPNPATILNFSPWSLSVAASTIDRKFSTEVQLGNNKTYEGTSINTFNLKNDMYPIIYGGDAPNTTSTFNSRYCYEYSLDQNLVKGKIVFCDALTDGSGPFLAGAVGAVMQGRNPNFATFAFPLPASYLSFENGFKIHTYLNSTRSPTATILRSIESKDTLAPYIVSFSSRGPNPAAHNILKPDLAAPGVNILAAWSPISPISGVESDKRSSSYNIISGTSMACPHATAIAAYIKSFHPTWSPAYIRSALMTTADPMSAEKNPDAEFAYGAGNINPLKAPNPGLIYDIDALDYIKFLCAQGYNTKLLQYVTGDNSSCSKETDEESLDLNYPSFALSIPPSNSVSHVFNRTVTNVGSSTSTYKAIVTSPHGLSIKVNPSVLSFTSLKQKLSFALTIEGTIEKQIVSASLIWDDGTFQVRSPIVVYGAF from the exons TCATATTGGACCGGAATCTTTACTCTATAGCTACAAGAGGAGTTTCCATGGATTTGTAGTGGAGCTAACTGAGCAAGAAGCCCAAAAAATGGCAG CAATGGATGGCGTAGTATCAGTGTTCCCTAACAAACAAAATGAGCTACATACAACAAGGTCATGGGACTTCCTTGGCTTCCCAAAGCAAGTGAATAGAACAACAATCGAAAGCAACATCATTATTGGTGTTCTGGACACAGGAATTTGGCCAGAAGCTGATAGCTTTAGTGACAAAGGATTTGGTCCACCACCTCGCAAATGGAAGGGCACTTGTAAAGGCTTAACCAATTTTACTTGCAACAA TAAAATCATTGGAGCAAAATATTACCGAAGCGATGGGAAATTTGAAGAAGGAGATATTAAATCTCCAAGAGATTCGGAGGGCCATGGGACACATGTTGCATCAACAGCAGCTGGGAACATAGTAAGCATGGCAAGCCTAGAAGGGTTTGGGTTGGGAACAGCACGAGGAGGTGTTCCATCAGCACGAATTGCCATGTACAAAGTGTGTTGGTTGAATGGGTGTTCTAGTGCTGACATTCTTGCAGCATTTGATGATGCCATTGCTGATGGGGTTGACATTATATCTATTTCTGTTGGAGGATATCCTAAGAACTATTTCACAGATCCAATTGCCATTGGAGCATTTCATGCTATGAGAAATGGAATATTGACATCAACTTCTGCTGGTAACTCGGGTCCTAATCCAGCAACCATATTAAACTTCTCCCCATGGTCTCTCTCTGTGGCTGCAAGCACCATAGATCGAAAGTTCTCCACTGAGGTCCAATTAGGCAACAACAAAACCTAtgag GGAACTTCAATTAATACATTTAATCTCAAGAATGATATGTATCCAATAATTTATGGTGGGGATGCACCAAACACCACATCAACGTTCAACTCCAG GTATTGCTACGAATATTCACTGGACCAAAATTTGGTGAAAGGTAAAATTGTATTTTGCGATGCCTTGACTGATGGGTCTGGGCCATTCTTAGCCGGTGCAGTTGGTGCTGTGATGCAAGGCCGAAACCCCAATTTTGCAACCTTCGCTTTTCCCTTACCTGCATCTTACCTTAGCTTTGAGAATGGTTTCAAGATTCACACGTACCTAAATTCGACAAG GAGCCCAACTGCAACTATTCTTAGGAGTATTGAAAGTAAAGATACATTGGCCCCTTACATAGTCTCCTTCTCATCAAGAGGCCCAAATCCAGCTGCACACAACATTCTCAAG CCGGATTTAGCTGCTCCTGGAGTTAACATTCTTGCTGCATGGTCTCCAATTTCCCCAATTTCCGGTGTTGAATCGGATAAGAGATCAAGCTCATATAATATAATCTCAGGGACATCAATGGCTTGCCCACATGCTACAGCAATAGCGGCCTACATCAAATCATTTCACCCCACATGGTCACCAGCCTATATTAGATCTGCTCTTATGACTACTG CTGATCCTATGAGTGCTGAAAAGAACCCCGATGCTGAATTTGCATATGGTGCAGGCAATATTAATCCTCTTAAGGCTCCAAATCCTGGTTTAATATATGATATTGATGCACTAGATTACATAAAATTTTTGTGTGCACAAGGATATAATACCAAGTTATTACAATATGTTACTGGGGACAATAGTAGCTGTTCCAAAGAAACTGATGAAGAAAGTTTGGATTTAAACTATCCTTCTTTTGCTCTATCCATACCACCCTCGAATTCAGTAAGTCATGTTTTCAATCGGACCGTCACCAATGTTGGATCATCAACATCTACGTATAAAGCTATCGTGACCTCCCCACATGGACTTAGTATCAAAGTGAACCCTAGTGTTCTATCATTCACATCTCTCAAACAAAAGCTATCATTTGCACTCACAATTGAAGGAACAATAGAAAAACAAATAGTCTCTGCTTCTTTAATATGGGATGATGGTACATTCCAAGTGAGGAGCCCCATTGTTGTGTATGGAGCCTTTTGA